ccattgttgtaatttctacaacagattgccaaggaaagagataattacaacagaatttacaacagagtgggttagggcctctcatatacaactgaattctttatcacaattttattaatcattgaaataatacccctttcctcccctctccaaggccaatttagaccaggagagtaccatctaacaaaaatcagtcacacagcacattagctagcacatgtgtgtccgataacagagtgtcctttgcatattcttatgcgacagtggggacatgccatcaaaggctcgtgggaggagcccaacaaaccacaacaaccatgaatgtcattatgtgggcgtaccacacgctagtggtgctatgaatatcattaactactgggggggttagggcacataggtacagtacagcagaggaaaaggctcgtccacatcaaaggctcgtgggaggatcccaacaaaccacaacaaccatgaatgtcattatgtgggcgtaccgcacgctagtggtgctatgaatataattaactactggggggggttagggcacataggtacagtacagcagaggaaaaggctcgtccacatcaaaggctcgtgggaggagcccaacaaaccacaacaaccatgaatatcaatatgtgggcgtaatgcacgcgtgtggtgctatgaatatcattaacaactgggggttagggtacagtacagtactgcagtcaaggcgacgccaaaaagaggctcacacaatgtaggaggagccacaaaaggcatgcacatgacgcctccgccaaaaagaggccacatatcgttagggcatcacaatgctgcctccccaaccactatttaatggtgcaatgacacaaacctgaatcactctccagatctgtctcaaaatcgtcatcactgggctcgtcatggtcataacagacttcctggtcctcctcaagctctctgacagtgtgctcaagctcgctgacagtgtcaaggagtccaatcagctccatttggattcaaaagttttgaaaaataattacaacagaatttacaacagagtgggttagggcctctcatatacaactgaattctttatcacaattttattaatcattgaaataatacccctttcctcccctctccaaggccaatttagaccaggagagtaccatctaacaaaaatcagtcacacagcacattagctagcacatgtgtgtccgataacagagtgtcctttgcatattcttatgcgacagtggggacatgccattgcagtgtgttgctgctctctgctagggatcttctcccgaacacacacttgacagcgcccacgagacactccgacactatttgcactcacacgtgcgccctgtgatggggggaaaacgatatttagactggccagacctgaggcactgctacgagtacgtggcacacccaatagactatgaattagttccaatcgaaaccctttcaaaggcatggcctttgaacccaccctgacacagttgtgcctgtatagaatgtatgcattattcacactaacgtcaaggaattgaaagaaaatcctgaaccaataccgccgacactttctatcgtacccataggttttcctcatacgccctgtattgtcaactcctcccatgtacatgttatatgcagggagacagggggggacactctgagagcgtagggtaccgtctttgtgcattcgcattacagtgtggggcatatggtcagggaacacatttgttgcaaaggacacaactctacggtcgttaaacatagagtaagaaatatcaccaacagtcatggacgtatagtcacctttgtcgagtaccacatccttaagacttgctgggaaaccagcagcattcttcaaaattgtgccgacagtaaacacattttgcttagccaactcttctatcaatggaccggacgtgtaaaagttgtccatgtacacaacatgctgatgaccataaaaaggagtgagtaaacgatggactacatttttcacaagccctttcacagctatctttttcccagaggaatcggtgagcttaccactgtatacatcaaacacacagagatacccacagcatgaacatgagcagcaccataccttgaaccccagtttaacaggcttcttgggcatatgaattttcccgcttttacgacccttgtactttatcatcatctcatcctgactgggattatacctcatgaagtagttggctttaagagtctctaaaacagtttttagcttgctagttaccttacgtgcatcagtgatggacgtattgtcctcacagtgcagataccgccataaactttggaaccttttgagcgacattacattgctcacacattgtacacctaaaaggggatccttggaccagtagtccgtaatttcagggagcctatgaatgcccatctctagtacaatccccaaaaacacccacaattcggcactgtttgtagctgaccaacccttagcaccacactgcctagcgtacaggttggtctgttcggctatgtactcacacaaactatcgggccaaagtaacttaacaaaatctaggcatggagttacagacggatcaagttgatcgacaggaccgaccacaccgccaaagacggggtatcttcctgtggacttagctttttggagtccattgtccctcgccagcttcctccgtttgggagtcggagccatgccatcgaccatttcgtcatcatcctccactgcagcatctgcacggaaacaaagcatgaatatcattagagtaccacaagagtgctcgccagtgcaggtgggggacaggctatgaatgtcattatgtgggcgtaccacacgctagtggtgctatgaatatcattaactactgggggggttagggcgcataggtacagtacagcagaggaaaaggctcgtccccatcaaaggctcgtgggaggatcccaacaaaccacaacaaccatgaatgtcattatgtgggcgtaccgcacgctagtggtgctatgaatatcattaactactggggggggggggttagggcacataggtacagtacagcagaggaaaaggctcgtccccatcaaaggctcgtgggaggatcccaacaaaccacaacaaccatgaatgtcattatgtgggcgtaccgcacgctagtggtgctatgaatatcattaactactggggggggggtttagggcacataggtacagtacagcagaggaaaaggctcgtccacatcaaaggctcgtgggaggagcccaacaaaccacaacaaccatgaatgtcattatgtgggcgtaccgcacgctagtggtgctatgaatatcattaactactggggggggggttagggcacataggtacagtacagcagaggaaaaggctcgtccccatcaaaggctcgtgggaggagcccaacaaaccacaacaaccatgaatgtcattacgtgggcgtaccgcacgctagtggtgctatgaatatcattaactactgggggggggggttagggcacataggtacagtacagcagaggaaaaggctcgtccccatcaaaggctcgtgggaggagcccaacaaaccacaacaaccatgaatgtcattacgtgggcgtaccacacgctagtggtgctatgaatatcattaactactggggggggttagggcacataggtacagtacagcagaggaaaaggctcgtccccatcaaaggctcgtgggaggagcccaacaaaccacaacaaccatgaatgtcattacgtgggcgtaccgcacgctagtggtgctatgaatatcattaactactgggggggggttagggcacataggtacagtacagcagaggaaaaggctcgtccccatcaaaggctcgtgggaggagcccaacaaaccacaacaaccatgaatgtcattacgtgggcgtaccacatgctagtggtgctatgaatatcattaacaactggggggggggggttagggcacataggtacagtacagcagaggaaaaggctcgtccacatcaaactactggggggggggttagggcacataggtacagtacagcagaggaaaaggctcgtccacatcaaaggctcgtgggaggagcctaacaaaccacaacaaccatgaatgtcattacgtgggcgtaccacacgctagtggtgctatgaatatcattaactggggggggggggttagggcacataggtacagtacagcagaggaaaaggctcgtccacatcaaaggctcgtgggaggagcccaacaaaccacaacaaccatgaatgtcattacgtgggtgtaccacacgctagtggtgctatgaatatcattaactactggggggggggggttagggcacataggtacagtacagcagaggaaaaggctcgtgggaggagcccaacaaaccacaacaaccatgaatgtcattacgtgggcgtaccgcacgagtgtggtgctatgaatataattaactactggggggggggttagggcacacaggtacagtacagcagaggaaaaggctcgtggaaaaggctcgtccccatcaaaggctcgtgggaggagcccaacaaaccacaacaaccatgaatgtcattatgtgggcgtaccacacgctagtggtgctatgaatatcattaactactggggggggggggttagggcacataggtacagtacagcagaggaaaaggctcgtccacatcaaaggctcgtgggaggagcccaacaaaccacaacaaccatgaatgtcattatgtgggcgtaccgcacgctagtggtgctatgaatataattaactactggggggggttagggcacataggtacagtacagcagaggaaaaggctcgtccacatcaaaggctcgtgggaggagcccaacaaaccacaacaaccatgaatatcaatatgtgggcgtaatgcacgcgtgtggtgctatgaatatcattaacaactgggggttagggtacagtacagtactgcagtcaaggcgacgccaaaaagaggctcacacaatgtaggaggagccacaaaaggcatgcacatgacgcctccgccaaaaagaggccacatatcgttagggcatcacaatgctgcctccccaaccactatttaatggtgcaatgacacaaacctgaatcactctccagatctgtctcaaaatcgtcatcactgggctcgtcatggtcataacagacttcctggtcctcctcaagctctctgacagtgtgctcaagctcgctgacagtgtcaaggagtccaatcagctccatttggattcaaaagttttgaaaaataattacaacagaatttacaacagagtgggttagggcctctcatatacaactgaattctttatcacaattttattaatcattgaaataatacccctttcctcccctctccaaggccaatttagaccaggagagtaccatctaacaaaaatcagtcacacagcacattagctagcacatgtgtgtccgataacagagtgtcctttgcatattcttatgcgacagtggggacatgccattgcagtgtgttgctgctctctgctagggatcttctcccgaacacacacttgacagcgcccacgagacactccgacactatttgcactcacacgtgcgccctgtgatggggggaaaacgatatttagactggccagacctgaggcactgctacgagtacgtggcacacccaatagactatgaattagttccaatcgaaaccctttcaaaggcatggcctttgaacccaccctgacacagttgtgcctgtatagaatgtatgcattattcacactaacgtcaaggaattgaaagaaaatcctgaaccaataccgccgacactttctatcgtacccataggttttcctcatacgccctgtattgtcaactcctcccatgtacatgttatatgcagggagacagggggggacactctgagagcgtagggtaccgtctttgtgcattcgcattacagtgtggggcatatggtcagggaacacatttgttgcaaaggacacaactctacggtcgttaaacatagagtaagaaatatcaccaacagtcatggacgtatagtcacctttgtcgagtaccacatccttaagacttgctgggaaaccagcagcattcttcaaaattgtgccgacagtaaacacattttgcttagccaactcttctatcaatggaccggacgtgtaaaagttgtccatgtacacaacatgctgatgaccataaaaaggagtgagtaaacgatggactacatttttcacaagccctttcacagctatctttttcccagaggaatcggtgagcttaccactgtatacatcaaacacacagagatacccacagcatgaacatgagcagcaccataccttgaaccccagtttaacaggcttcttgggcatatgaattttcccgcttttacgacccttgtactttatcatcatctcatcctgactgggattatacctcatgaagtagttggctttaagagtctctaaaacagtttttagcttgctagttaccttacgtgcatcagtgatggacgtattgtcctcacagtgcagataccgccataaactttggaaccttttgagcgacattacattgctcacacattgtacacctaaaaggggatccttggaccagtagtccgtaatttcagggagcctatgaatgcccatctctagtacaatccccaaaaacacccacaattcggcactgtttgtagctgaccaacccttagcaccacactgcctagcgtacaggttggtctgttcggctatgtactcacacaaactatcgggccaaagtaacttaacaaaatctaggcatggagttacagacggatcaagttgatcgacaggaccgaccacaccgccaaagacggggtatcttcctgtggacttagctttttggagtccattgtccctcgccagcttcctccgtttgggagtcggagccatgccatcgaccatttcgtcatcatcctccactgcagcatctgcacggaaacaaagcatgaatatcattagagtaccacaagagtgctcgccagtgcaggtgggggacaggctatgaatgtcattatgtgggcgtaccacacgctagtggtgctatgaatatcattaactactgggggggttagggcgcataggtacagtacagcagaggaaaaggctcgtccccatcaaaggctcgtgggaggatcccaacaaaccacaacaaccatgaatgtcattatgtgggcgtaccgcacgctagtggtgctatgaatatcattaactactgggggggggggttagggcacataggtacagtacagcagaggaaaaggctcgtccccatcaaaggctcgtgggaggatcccaacaaaccacaacaaccatgaatgtcattatgtgggcgtaccgcacgctagtggtgctatgaatatcattaactactggggggggggtttagggcacataggtacagtacagcagaggaaaaggctcgtccacatcaaaggctcgtgggaggagcccaacaaaccacaacaaccatgaatgtcattatgtgggcgtaccgcacgctagtggtgctatgaatatcattaactactgggggggggggttagggcacataggtacagtacagcagaggaaaaggctcgtccccatcaaaggctcgtgggaggagcccaacaaaccacaacaaccatgaatgtcattacgtgggcgtaccgcacgctagtggtgctatgaatatcattaactactgggggggggggggttagggcacataggtacagtacagcagaggaaaaggctcgtccccatcaaaggctcgtgggaggagcccaacaaaccacaacaaccatgaatgtcattacgtgggcgtaccacacgctagtggtgctatgaatatcattaactactggggggggttagggcacataggtacagtacagcagaggaaaaggctcgtccccatcaaaggctcgtgggaggagcccaacaaaccacaacaaccatgaatgtcattacgtgggcgtaccgcacgctagtggtgctatgaatatcattaactactggggggggggttagggcacataggtacagtacagcagaggaaaaggctcgtgggaggagcccaacaaaccacaacaaccatgaatgtcattacgtgggcgtaccgcacgagtgtggtgctatgaatataattaactactggggggggggttagggcacacaggtacagtacagcagaggaaaaggctcgtggaaaaggctcgtccccatcaaaggctcgtgggaggagcccaacaaaccacaacaaccatgaatgtcattatgtgggcgtaccacacgctagtggtgctatgaatatcattaactactgggggggggggttagggcacataggtacagtacagcagaggaaaaggctcgtccacatcaaaggctcgtgggaggagcctaacaaaccacaacaaccatgaatgtcattacgtgggcgtaccacacgctagtggtgctatgaatatcattaactggggggggggggttagggcacataggtacagtacagcagaggaaaaggctcgtccacatcaaaggctcgtgggaggagcccaacaaaccacaacaaccatgaatgtcattacgtgggtgtaccacacgctagtggtgctatgaatatcattaactactggggggggggggggttagggcacataggtacagtacagcagaggaaaaggctcgtgggaggagcccaacaaaccacaacaaccatgaatgtcattacgtgggcgtaccgcacgagtgtggtgctatgaatataattaactactgggggggggttagggcacacaggtacagtacagcagaggaaaaggctcgtggaaaaggctcgtccccatcaaaggctcgtgggaggagcccaacaaaccacaacaaccatgaatgtcattatgtgggcgtaccacacgctagtggtgctatgaatatcattaactactggggggggggggttagggcacataggtacagtacagcagaggaaaaggctcgtccacatcaaaggctcgtgggaggagcccaacaaaccacaacaaccatgaatgtcattatgtgggcgtaccgcacgctagtggtgctatgaatataattaactactggggggggttagggcacataggtacagtacagcagaggaaaaggctcgtccacatcaaaggctcgtgggaggagcccaacaaaccacaacaaccatgaatatcaatatgtgggcgtaatgcacgcgtgtggtgctatgaatatcattaacaactgggggttagggtacagtacagtactgcagtcaaggcgacgccaaaaagaggctcacacaatgtaggaggagccacaaaaggcatgcacatgacgcctccgccaaaaagaggccacatatcgttagggcatcacaatgctgcctccccaaccactatttaatggtgcaatgacacaaacctgaatcactctccagatctgtctcaaaatcgtcatcactgggctcgtcatggtcataacagacttcctggtcctcctcaagctctctgacagtgtgctcaagctcgctgacagtgtcaaggagtccaatcagctccatttggattcaaaagttttgaaaaataattacaacagaatttacaacagagtgggttagggcctctcatatacaactgaattctttatcacaattttattaatcattgaaataatacccctttcctcccctctccaaggccaatttagaccaggagagtaccatctaacaaaaatcagtcacacagcacattagctagcacatgtgtgtccgataacagagtgtcctttgcatattcttatgcgacagtggggacatgccattgcagtgtgttgctgctctctgctagggatcttctcccgaacacacacttgacagcgcccacgagacactccgacactatttgcactcacacgtgcgccctgtgatggggggaaaacgatatttagactggccagacctgaggcactgctacgagtacgtggcacacccaatagactatgaattagttccaatcgaaaccctttcaaaggcatggcctttgaacccaccctgacacagttgtgcctgtatagaatgtatgcattattcacactaacgtcaaggaattgaaagaaaatcctgaaccaataccgccgacactttctatcgtacccataggttttcctcatacgccctgtattgtcaactcctcccatgtacatgttatatgcagggagacagggggggacactctgagagcgtagggtaccgtctttgtgcattcgcattacagtgtggggcatatggtcagggaacacatttgttgcaaaggacacaactctacggtcgttaaacatagagtaagaaatatcaccaacagtcatggacgtatagtcacctttgtcgagtaccacatccttaagacttgctgggaaaccagcagcattcttcaaaattgtgccgacagtaaacacattttgcttagccaactcttctatcaatggaccggacgtgtaaaagttgtccatgtacacaacatgctgatgaccataaaaaggagtgagtaaacgatggactacatttttcacaagccctttcacagctatctttttcccagaggaatcggtgagcttaccactgtatacatcaaacacacagagatacccacagcatgaacatgagcagcaccataccttgaaccccagtttaacaggcttcttgggcatatgaattttcccgcttttacgacccttgtactttatcatcatctcatcctgactgggattatacctcatgaagtagttggctttaagagtctctaaaacagtttttagcttgctagttaccttacgtgcatcagtgatggacgtattgtcctcacagtgcagataccgccataaactttggaaccttttgagcgacattacattgctcacacattgtacacctaaaaggggatccttggaccagtagtccgtaatttcagggagcctatgaatgcccatctctagtacaatccccaaaaacacccacaattcggcactgtttgtagctgaccaacccttagcaccacactgcctagcgtacaggttggtctgttcggct
This is a stretch of genomic DNA from Halichondria panicea chromosome 1, odHalPani1.1, whole genome shotgun sequence. It encodes these proteins:
- the LOC135348331 gene encoding piggyBac transposable element-derived protein 4-like → MELIGLLDTVSELEHTVRELEEDQEVCYDHDEPSDDDFETDLESDSDAAVEDDDEMVDGMAPTPKRRKLARDNGLQKAKSTGRYPVFGGVVGPVDQLDPSVTPCLDFVKLLWPDSLCEYIAEQTNLYARQCGAKGWSATNSAELWVFLGIVLEMGIHRLPEITDYWSKDPLLGVQCVSNVMSLKRFQSLWRYLHCEDNTSITDARKVTSKLKTVLETLKANYFMRYNPSQDEMMIKYKGRKSGKIHMPKKPVKLGFKVWCCSCSCCGYLCVFDVYSGKLTDSSGKKIAVKGLVKNVVHRLLTPFYGHQHVVYMDNFYTSGPLIEELAKQNVFTVGTILKNAAGFPASLKDVVLDKGDYTSMTVGDISYSMFNDRRVVSFATNVFPDHMPHTVMRMHKDGTLRSQSVPPCLPAYNMYMGGVDNTGRMRKTYGYDRKCRRYWFRIFFQFLDVSVNNAYILYRHNCVRVGSKAMPLKGFRLELIHSLLGVPRTRSSASGLASLNIVFPPSQGARVSANSVGVSRGRCQVCVREKIPSREQQHTAMACPHCRIRICKGHSVIGHTCAS